In one window of Myxosarcina sp. GI1 DNA:
- a CDS encoding phage/plasmid primase, P4 family: protein MIGFISPFKILDYIDRLEIVKETGSEYHCKCPVCGDGGFKIKKKTGKYQAFKCGCEVKDIREAIRPWKEVEGERQKGKSGATPQRFPLQGNAHQDKGKNSFNLDPFPFPLKQKLLARLPKASEDTPQQNTDIEVPQWLQKQGIPAIATETRYHYSKTQWVSRFQWQTDKGREKTFRQAHISSNGLVRWKRGSKDWNAYRQQEVAAHCRNKWVLAVEGEQCVEAARAKAIATITWQGSNWNKNAIASTIKALKKAGAEGLVYFPDNDEAGRKKASLVESAAVEADFPCLVLSPKDIWAEIPEKGDLADWVQAHPDLKSEELIAKLETAIEGVECRKKGQREREKRSEEPFDLSPFSLSPNEVPNWSQSDLALWLASKYRSQLAWNTELQQWYRYSSVMSGIWSIEPTEFVGQLVKLELEAIAIKITQSNPKGKKPSFTISFINGVVGLLKMDLAVRCWDEATGLLPLRNGVLNLETKKLLPHAPEHKLTWCLPYSYNHLLTCYPIQQWLNQMCRGDEDLVQLMRAYLRGVVTGRSDWQKYLELIGPGGTGKSTFTRLAIALVGSENTHTTTLKKLEGEKFETASVAGKRLVLINDSERYAGEVSKLKGLTGQDTLPYEVKYKQSSGGFTPQAMTIVATNEVIQSSDYTSGLERRRISIPMFNRIESDRQKNLIEHRNGEMFGEFVPYLPGLLNWVLEMNEAEATNIIKNYETAVPSLLAMKAQTLVETNPIADWLDNKVILDPEARTNIGVAKRDKDSNSDNWYLHNDEWLYPNYAEYCHDTGSRAIGLRRFVNLLSDLLNNQLRLNVEKGRDRLGSFIRGLRLRDATDDEPPLITNGSKKTKADSSSTNVVNKLWNLVMEKVVKAIDCLMDEDVNEENSNLETAEDNRAEEDFDVEAEETARESDVNEEISIGDRVMVKDCPGHWSWAQPFQVLAIEGNMVALELVDELVEISRLKRHKVT from the coding sequence ATGATTGGATTTATCTCGCCTTTTAAGATTCTGGATTACATAGACCGCCTCGAAATAGTCAAAGAAACAGGTTCTGAATACCACTGTAAATGCCCTGTATGCGGGGACGGTGGTTTTAAGATTAAGAAGAAAACTGGCAAGTACCAAGCTTTCAAGTGTGGGTGCGAAGTTAAGGATATTAGAGAAGCTATTCGCCCTTGGAAAGAGGTGGAAGGTGAAAGGCAAAAAGGAAAAAGCGGTGCGACCCCGCAGAGGTTTCCTCTGCAAGGGAACGCGCACCAAGACAAGGGTAAAAATTCCTTTAACCTTGACCCTTTCCCCTTTCCCCTAAAGCAAAAGCTTTTAGCCAGACTACCAAAAGCATCCGAAGATACGCCACAACAGAATACAGATATAGAAGTTCCTCAATGGCTACAGAAACAGGGAATACCAGCGATCGCTACTGAAACCCGTTACCACTACTCAAAAACGCAGTGGGTGTCACGTTTTCAATGGCAAACCGACAAAGGAAGGGAAAAAACCTTTAGACAGGCACACATTAGCTCAAACGGATTAGTACGGTGGAAAAGAGGGTCAAAAGACTGGAATGCTTATCGACAACAAGAAGTTGCTGCCCATTGCCGTAATAAGTGGGTATTAGCAGTAGAGGGAGAGCAGTGTGTTGAAGCAGCAAGAGCCAAGGCGATCGCTACAATAACTTGGCAGGGTTCCAATTGGAATAAAAACGCAATTGCTTCAACTATAAAAGCTCTCAAAAAAGCTGGTGCAGAGGGTTTGGTTTACTTCCCCGACAATGATGAAGCAGGAAGAAAAAAAGCCAGCCTAGTGGAATCAGCAGCAGTTGAAGCTGACTTTCCCTGTCTGGTTCTCAGTCCTAAAGATATCTGGGCAGAAATACCAGAGAAAGGAGATCTGGCGGATTGGGTACAAGCTCATCCCGATTTAAAGTCGGAAGAACTAATAGCTAAGTTAGAAACAGCAATAGAGGGGGTAGAGTGTAGGAAAAAAGGGCAAAGGGAAAGGGAAAAAAGGAGTGAAGAACCCTTTGACCTTTCGCCTTTTTCCCTTTCCCCGAACGAAGTTCCTAACTGGTCACAGTCGGATTTGGCTTTATGGCTAGCATCCAAGTATCGATCGCAGTTAGCCTGGAATACGGAGTTACAACAATGGTATCGATATAGCTCTGTAATGTCAGGAATCTGGAGCATCGAACCTACAGAATTTGTCGGGCAGTTAGTAAAGTTAGAATTAGAAGCGATCGCCATTAAAATAACTCAGTCAAATCCAAAAGGAAAAAAACCAAGCTTCACTATTAGTTTTATCAATGGTGTAGTCGGACTGTTAAAAATGGATCTAGCAGTCCGTTGTTGGGATGAAGCTACAGGATTGCTACCACTGCGAAATGGGGTTTTAAACTTAGAAACTAAAAAGCTGTTACCCCATGCCCCCGAACATAAGTTAACTTGGTGTCTGCCATATAGCTATAACCATCTGTTGACCTGCTACCCAATACAGCAATGGCTAAACCAAATGTGTAGGGGTGACGAGGATCTAGTCCAGCTAATGAGAGCTTATTTAAGAGGTGTAGTAACAGGAAGAAGCGATTGGCAGAAATATCTGGAATTAATAGGACCTGGAGGAACAGGAAAATCCACTTTCACTAGACTGGCGATCGCTCTTGTCGGGAGTGAGAACACTCATACCACTACGCTCAAGAAACTAGAGGGGGAAAAGTTTGAAACCGCTTCGGTTGCTGGCAAGCGTTTGGTGTTAATTAACGATTCGGAACGGTATGCAGGAGAAGTTAGTAAGCTCAAAGGCTTAACTGGACAGGATACCTTACCATACGAAGTTAAATACAAACAGAGTAGCGGTGGCTTTACTCCTCAAGCAATGACCATTGTGGCGACTAATGAAGTAATTCAGAGTAGTGACTATACTTCAGGACTAGAAAGAAGAAGAATTTCCATACCGATGTTTAATCGAATAGAGAGCGATCGCCAGAAGAACCTAATCGAACATCGTAACGGAGAAATGTTTGGTGAATTTGTTCCCTATCTACCAGGACTGCTGAATTGGGTTCTGGAGATGAACGAAGCAGAAGCTACTAACATTATCAAAAACTATGAAACTGCCGTACCATCTCTATTAGCGATGAAAGCACAGACATTGGTAGAAACTAATCCCATCGCTGATTGGTTAGATAACAAGGTAATCTTAGACCCTGAAGCGAGGACTAATATCGGGGTAGCTAAGAGAGATAAAGATAGTAACTCTGATAACTGGTATTTGCACAATGACGAATGGCTGTATCCCAACTATGCAGAGTATTGTCACGATACTGGTAGTCGCGCGATCGGGTTACGGAGGTTTGTAAATTTACTATCCGACTTGTTAAATAATCAGTTGAGATTGAATGTAGAGAAGGGACGCGATCGCTTAGGCTCTTTTATTAGAGGGTTGAGACTTCGCGATGCAACAGATGATGAACCACCATTGATTACTAATGGTTCAAAAAAAACCAAAGCAGACTCTAGTAGTACAAATGTGGTTAATAAACTCTGGAATTTGGTGATGGAAAAGGTGGTTAAAGCGATCGACTGCTTAATGGATGAAGATGTTAATGAAGAAAATAGTAACTTAGAGACTGCCGAAGACAATCGAGCAGAAGAAGATTTTGATGTAGAAGCTGAAGAAACGGCTAGAGAGAGTGATGTAAATGAAGAAATAAGCATCGGCGATCGCGTGATGGTAAAGGATTGTCCAGGGCATTGGTCGTGGGCGCAACCATTTCAGGTGTTAGCCATTGAGGGTAATATGGTGGCGTTAGAACTGGTAGATGAGTTGGTAGAAATTAGTCGGCTAAAGCGGCATAAAGTAACATAA
- the ltrA gene encoding group II intron reverse transcriptase/maturase: MKDRVQSDIGARRTKLTNWSEIDWKKVMKKVKNLRQRIYRATKLKQWNRVRSLMKLMLRSYSNLMLSVSRVTEANKGKNTPGIDGYLAKTPKQRVKLVNNWDFQVWKIKPTKRIYIPKSNGKKRPLGIPTINDRVAQAIIKNALEPSWEARFESNSFGFRPGRGCHDAIEGCFYRFRKGSIDNWILDADIKGAFDNISHEFILKNLEFTPGREFIKQWLKAGYVESQVLNRTDKGTPQGGNLSPLLANIALDGMDNWLSKITETKIYGKSKRGKERRIYGFIRYADDFIVTAQTREQIEAIIPKIQEWLAHRGLCLSEEKTQVRHINEGFNFLGFNIRRFNGKCIVKPQKEKVKEKLNQIKIWLKKHPNAKPEAVIDVLNPILRGWGNYYKHGVSKKTFADFDYKLVKKLIKWSKRRHPNKGMKWVIPKYFGRIKGNKWVFKADTKNRQGEDTTKFILRLATIPIIRHVKVKSDASPDDPQLREYWEKRKTKIGKNHYAKGSKLYRIAELQNWKCPVCKQHLFNQELIETHHKQEVAYGGSDEEYNLVHVHQKCHRQIHGKRAKSKIA; this comes from the coding sequence GGAAAAAGGTGATGAAAAAGGTTAAGAACCTAAGACAGAGAATATATCGTGCGACAAAGCTCAAACAGTGGAATCGGGTCAGAAGCCTGATGAAACTAATGCTACGCAGCTACTCCAATTTAATGTTGTCAGTTAGCCGAGTCACCGAAGCTAATAAAGGGAAAAATACCCCAGGTATCGATGGATACTTGGCTAAAACCCCAAAACAAAGAGTCAAATTGGTAAATAACTGGGACTTCCAAGTATGGAAAATAAAACCCACCAAGAGGATATACATACCCAAATCAAACGGGAAAAAACGTCCTTTAGGCATACCTACCATTAATGACCGAGTGGCACAAGCCATTATAAAAAATGCCCTGGAACCAAGCTGGGAGGCAAGATTTGAAAGTAATTCTTTTGGATTCCGTCCTGGAAGGGGATGTCATGACGCAATTGAAGGATGTTTCTACAGATTCAGAAAAGGGTCGATAGACAACTGGATATTAGATGCGGACATCAAAGGGGCGTTCGACAACATTAGTCATGAGTTTATTCTCAAAAACCTAGAGTTTACTCCAGGCAGAGAGTTTATTAAACAATGGCTTAAAGCAGGATACGTAGAATCTCAAGTCCTCAACAGGACGGATAAAGGAACACCACAAGGTGGCAATTTAAGCCCTCTACTTGCAAATATTGCACTGGATGGGATGGACAATTGGCTCTCAAAGATTACCGAAACAAAAATATACGGCAAATCTAAAAGAGGAAAAGAACGCAGAATTTACGGATTTATCCGTTATGCGGATGACTTTATCGTTACAGCCCAAACCAGAGAACAAATAGAGGCTATTATCCCAAAGATTCAAGAATGGTTAGCCCACAGAGGTCTATGCCTCAGCGAAGAAAAAACTCAAGTTAGACATATTAACGAGGGTTTTAACTTCTTAGGGTTTAATATCAGAAGATTCAATGGGAAGTGCATTGTTAAACCTCAGAAGGAAAAGGTAAAGGAAAAACTCAACCAGATTAAAATATGGTTAAAAAAACATCCAAACGCTAAACCTGAAGCGGTTATAGATGTCCTAAATCCAATACTGAGAGGTTGGGGAAACTACTACAAACATGGAGTCAGTAAAAAAACCTTTGCAGACTTTGATTACAAATTAGTCAAAAAGCTAATTAAATGGAGCAAAAGGAGACATCCAAACAAAGGCATGAAATGGGTAATTCCCAAATATTTTGGCAGAATAAAAGGGAACAAATGGGTATTTAAAGCGGATACTAAAAACAGACAGGGCGAAGATACAACCAAGTTTATCCTTAGATTGGCTACCATACCAATCATCCGTCATGTCAAAGTAAAAAGTGATGCCTCCCCAGATGACCCCCAACTGAGAGAATACTGGGAAAAGAGAAAGACCAAAATAGGCAAGAATCATTATGCCAAGGGGTCTAAGCTCTACAGGATTGCAGAATTGCAAAACTGGAAATGCCCCGTTTGTAAACAACACTTGTTTAATCAAGAGTTGATAGAGACACACCATAAACAAGAAGTGGCATATGGAGGAAGCGACGAGGAATATAACCTTGTTCACGTACACCAAAAATGTCACAGACAAATACATGGTAAACGAGCTAAGTCAAAGATAGCTTGA